In the Candidatus Omnitrophota bacterium genome, one interval contains:
- a CDS encoding TIGR00725 family protein, whose translation MIKYNKHKIRTQKITVSVIGGHDSESKVEHLAHNIGYIIAKMGCILVCGGLGGVMMHASKGAKEAGGLTIGLLPGKDKNDANPFIDIALPTSIGYARNAIVACSADIIVALPGSHGTNSEICYGLVWGRPVIDLGGWGIKGMIKVKDIHQAQKAIKACIRKIQMQRA comes from the coding sequence ATGATTAAATATAATAAACATAAAATTAGAACTCAAAAAATAACTGTGTCTGTTATTGGAGGGCACGATTCAGAAAGCAAGGTGGAGCATTTAGCCCATAATATTGGCTATATTATAGCTAAAATGGGCTGTATATTAGTATGTGGCGGATTAGGTGGAGTAATGATGCATGCTTCTAAGGGAGCCAAGGAGGCTGGCGGGCTAACTATAGGATTGCTCCCAGGGAAAGACAAGAATGACGCTAATCCATTTATTGATATAGCTTTACCAACATCTATAGGCTATGCGCGAAACGCGATTGTCGCTTGCTCGGCTGATATTATTGTTGCCCTTCCCGGCAGTCACGGAACGAACTCCGAAATTTGTTACGGTCTTGTGTGGGGCCGTCCGGTCATTGATTTGGGAGGGTGGGGGATCAAGGGCATGATCAAGGTTAAGGACATCCATCAAGCACAAAAAGCCATCAAAGCGTGCATCCGAAAGATCCAAATGCAGAGGGCATGA